The Geobacillus genomosp. 3 genome segment GCGCGCCTTAGAAACGGTGCTGACGCAGCTGCCGTCCGGTTTGGCCGCCCCGGTCGTCATCGTCCAGCATATGCCGAAAGGGTTTACGAAATCGCTTGCCGATCGGCTCGATGCCCTATCCGCTATAACCGTTAAAGAGGCGGAAGACGGGGAGGTGCTGCGAAATGGCACCGCTTATATCGCCCCAGGCGGTGTTCATCTTGCCGTCAGTGAAGAAAACGGCGTGCTCAAGGCCCGTTTCGATGCATCGCCGCCGCGCGCCGGCCATCGCCCAGCCGTTGACGTGCTGTTCGAATCGCTTGCCGCCATTCGCCGCTGTCGGAAAGTGGCGGTGATCATGACCGGAATGGGATCAGACGGGACGGCAGGGCTGAAAAAGCTGAAAGAAAGCGGGGACACGAAGGCGATCGCCGAGGCGCGCGAAACGGCCGTTGTCTTCGGCATGCCAAAGGCGGCGATCGAGGCGGGCGTGATTGATGCCATCGCACCGCTTGATGCCATCGCTGTCGCCATCGTCCAATCTATCGGGGAGTGAGGGGGAAAAACGGCATGGATATGAGCCAGTATTTAGACTTATTTATTGACGAAAGCAAAGAGCATTTGCAGGCTATTAACGAACGGCTGCTTGAACTCGAGCAAACTCCCGACGATATGACGCTTGTTAATGAAATTTTCCGCTCGGCCCACACATTAAAAGGGATGTCGGCCACAATGGGATTTGAAGATTTGGCCAACTTGACGCATCAACTTGAGAATGTGCTTGATGGCATTCGCAACCGTCAGCTGGCCGTCAGCCCAGAGCTGCTTGATGTTGTGTTCCACGCGGTTGACCATTTGGAAGCGATGATTATGTCAGTCGCCTCGGGCGGCGATGGAAAGCGCGATGTGAGCGAGACGGTCGAGCAGCTTAAGCGGATTGAGCAAGGAGAGACGCCGCGCAAACAGGAAACGGACGAAAAACCGCCCCTTGAGCATGCCTACGGGGAGTTTGAATACCATGTGCTGCAACAGGCAAAAGAACAAGGATTTTCTGTCTATGAAATTCGCGTCCGCCTTCGTGAAGATTGCTTGTTGAAAGCCGCACGCGTGTACATGGTATTTGAGTTGCTCAATGAAGCAGGGGAAATTGTGAAATCGACACCGCCGGCTGATATGCTCGAAGAAGAACAGTTTGACCAAGAGTTTCTTGTTACCGTCGTATCGAAAATGACGGCTGATGAACTGCAGGGGCGGCTGATGGGCATTTCTGAAGTCGACGAGGTCGTGGTGACGACAGTCAACGAGCCGTCTGCCAAAAGCGGCGAACAGGCCGGGCTTGAACCGCCTGTGTCGTCCTCCTTTGCACAAACCGCAGCGGCACAGGCTGAAGCGGAGACGGCGGAAAAACAAGCGGTGAAACAGGCAGGAAAGACGATCCGCGTCAATATCGAACGGCTTGATATGTTAATGAACTTGTTTGAAGAACTTGTTGTCGATCGCGGGCGGCTCGAACAAATTTCCCGCGATTTGAGCCATGCCGAATTGACCGAAACGGTTGAGCGGATGTCCCGTATTTCAAGCGACTTACAAACGATTATTTTAAACATGCGCATGGTGCCGGTCGAAACGGTGTTCAACCGCTTTCCACGCATGGTGCGCCAACTTGCCCGCGAACTCGGCAAAAAAGTGCGCCTTGAGATTATTGGGGCGGAAACGGAGCTTGACCGGACGGTTATTGATGAAATCGGCGACCCGCTCGTTCATTTGATCCGCAACGCGCTCGATCATGGCATTGAAGCGCCAGACGTCCGGACGGCGTGCGGAAAGCCGGAGGAAGGGACCGTCAAATTGCGCGCCTACCATAGCGGCAACCACGTTTTTATTGAAATTGAGGACGATGGCGCCGGCATTTCCCGGGAGAAAGTGCTGCAAAAGGCGATCAGCCGCGGCATCGTTTCGCCGCAGGCGGCGGCCCATCTGAGCGACCAGCAAGTATATGGGCTTATTTTCGCTCCGGGTTTTTCCACCGCCGACCACATTTCCGATATTTCCGGGCGCGGCGTCGGCTTGGATGTGGTCAAAAGCACGATTGAATCGCTCGGCGGCGCCGTGTCTGTCGACTCGCAGCCGGGAACAGGGTCACTCTTTTCCATCCAGCTTCCATTGACATTGTCGATCATTTCTGTGCTGCTCGTTCAAATTGCTGCCGAGACGTATGCGATCCCGCTGTCCTCGATTATGGAGACAGCGTTGGTAAGGAAAGAAGAGATTTTCTCCGCACATAACCAGCCGGTCATCGATTTCCGCGGCAAAGTTGTGCCGCTCGTCCGGTTGAAAGACGTGTTTTCCGTGCCGGACGCAGCGAGCGAGGAAGAGACGGTGGCCGCCGTCATCGTCCGGAAAGGGGAAAAACTGGCAGCGTTAGCGGTCGATTCGTTTATCGGGCAGCAGGAAGTTGTGCTCAAATCGCTCGGAAACTATTTATCTTCTGTTTTTGCCATTTCTGGGGCGACGATTTTAGGCGACGGTCGGGTCGCGTTGATTATCGATTGCAATGCGCTCGTGAAATAAGGGCGGACAGCATGCCGATGAGAAAGCAAGTTTACCGTCAATCCAAAAGCTTCGTTGGCGGTGCCTCCTTGACGGGAAATCGGCGCACCGCCATTGGCTGGCGGGAAAACAGGCACAAAGGCCGTGCGCTTAATGAAATGATAGTTTGTTCTGTTTCCATCCCAACTAAAAAGGGGGAATGACCGGTGAATGACAGCGTTCAGACAGACTGGAAAGTGATTGCCTTTCGCTTGAAAGAAGAAGAGTACGCCTTGCCGGTGCAGCACGTCCGCTCGATTGAAAAAATGCAGCCGATTACGCGCGTGCCGGGAACAGCCCGTTATGTCAAAGGGGTGATCAATTTACGCGGTGTCGTCACGCCGATTATCGATTTGCGCGAGCGGTTTGGGTTTGCGCCTGAACCATATGGAGAACAGACGCGGATGATTATTGTCACCCTCGGGGATGTCGAAGTCGGACTGATCGTCGATGCAGCGAACGACGTTCTCGATATTCCGGGAGCGAGCATCGAGCCGCCGCCCGAGGCAATCGGAAGCATTGAAGCGGGCTATATTTATGGAGTGGCGAAAGTTGAGAAGCGGCTCCTCATTTTGCTCGATTTAGCGAAAGTGCTTGATCAATAAAGCGCAGAGGGGGCGTTGGCGATTGGATGACATTTGCAATTTGACGGGGGCGCATATTGACATTTTACGCGAAATCGGAAACATCGGGGCCGGCAACGCGGCGACCGCCTTGTCGACGCTGTTAAACAAAAAAATCGAAATGGCCGTCCCGCGCGTCCAAATCGCGACATTTGCCGAGATGATGGAACTGATCGGCGGACCGGAACAAGTTATGGCGTGTGTTTATTTGCGCATCGAGGGCGAAGCGCCGGGAAATATGTTTTTCGTGTTGCCGCCGGAGCAGGCTGAGCGGTTTGTGCACCGGATGACCGGGGATGACTCGTTTTCGTTCCAAGGGGAGGCTCATGAGCTCGGACAGTCGGCGCTTCAGGAGCTTGGCAATATTTTAGCTGGATCGTATTTGTCAGCATTAGCTGATTTTATACAAATAAACGTGCAACCGTCCGTGCCGGTGTTGGCGCTCGATATGATCGGGGCCGTGCTGTCGTTTGGCCTGCTTGAGCTGTCGCGCGCCGGCGATTACGCCATTTTGATTGATACGGCCATTTACGATGAGCGGCAGCCGAATGAAAGCATAAACGGCCATTTCTTTCTCCTCCCTGATCCGGAGTCGTTTTCCACCATCTTTCGGGCATTAGGTGCGGATGGCGGATGAACACGATTCAAACGGTTAAAATCGGCATCGCCGAAATGGAAGTCGTTGCAGCGCCGACGGTCATTCGCACGTGCGGACTCGGTTCGTGCGTAGGTGTCGTCATCTATGACAGCGGAAAAGCGGTCGCCGGCATGGCGCATGTCATGCTCCCGCATTCCTCGATGGCGCGCGGAGGGGTCATCAATGCGGCCAAATATGCCGACACAGCGGTTGAAGCACTTTGTAAGCTCGTCATCGCCGCCGGCGGGCGCAAAAGTATGCTCAAAGCGAAGCTAGCCGGGGGAGCGCAAATGTTTTCGTTTTCTTCAGCCGGAGGGGATATGATGCGCATTGGCGCCCGCAACGTCGAAGAAGTGAAAAGGCAGCTCGAGCGGTTGCATGTTCCGGTTGTTGCCGAAGATGTCGGGGGCCATAGCGGTCGGACGATCGAGTTTAATCCGCAAACGGGCGTGCTGTCAGTCCGGACCGCCTGTCAAGAAGTGAAGGAAATATAAAACGGATGAGTTGCGCCGTTTTAGCAAGGCAAGGGGGAGAACGATGGGGAGCGCGCTAAAAGGCGAAGAACGAAAATATTGGGATGACTGGGTCAACGGCCGCGACCGCCATGCGGCCGAAGAGCTCGTGCAGCGCTATATGCCGCTCGTTTCCTACCATGTGCAGCGGTTTTCCGCGACGCTGCCAAGTTCCGTGCCAAGGGAAGAGTTGGTCAGTTTCGGGCTCGTCGGCTTATACGATGCGCTTAAAAAGTTTGACCCATCGCGCGATTTGAAGTTTGACACGTATGCTTCGTTCCGCATCCGCGGCGCCATCCTCGACGGCTTGCGCCAAGAAGATTGGCTGCCGCGCAGCGTGCGCGACAAAGCCAAAAAAATTGAAGACGCAACTGAGCGGCTCGAACAGCGGTATATGCGGTCGGTGACGGCGAAAGAAGTCGCCGATGAGCTCGGAATGTCGGAAGAGGAAGTGCAGGCGGCGGTCAATGAAACGTTTTTTTCCAATTGGCTTCCGCTCGGGCAGGCTGCCGGTGAGGAGGACGACGAGCCGCTTGCGATCCGCGACGACCGCGCCGCACTCCCGGAAGAACAAGTCGTCAAGCAAGACATGATCGAAAAGCTGGCTGAAGGAATCGGACAGCTGAATGAAAAAGAGCAGCTTGTCATTAGTTTGTTTTACAAAGAGGAACTCACGTTTACGGAAATAGGGAACATCTTGCGGCTGTCCACGTCGAGAATCTCACAAATTCATGCCAAAGCGCTATGGAAACTGCGCCGTTTTTTTGCTAGGGAGCGTTAAAGGAAAAGAAAGGTGGAGATTCAGCTGTCAGCGCTGCCGAGCATCATGCCCAAAGTGCCTAAAGCCGTGAATCTATGCTTTGGCGCAGCACCTGCGCATTGGACAGGAGAAGCGGGCGGCCGCAAGCGAAAAATGGATGGGGTGGATGCGCCGCCAAGTGACGGAAAAACGGGCGGGAACGCCCCCGTTTTGAAAACCATCTTTTCTGATAAAGGAAAAACAATCGACATCAAAGGATCGTGAACACGATGGGGGCATTTTGGCTAACAGTCAGTTTGTTGCTTCATGCGTTTTCATTTTGGTTGATCATTTTGCTTTTTATGCGCCTGTCGCGGCTTAGCGAGGCGGAACAGCGGGCGGCAAAGCGGGCTGAGGAGCTTGAAGAGGCAATGACGGCCCATCTTGTCGCCTGGAAAGAAGAAAACGAGCGCTTTTTGGGCGAGTTTGACGCGCTGCTTCGGGCGAAAACAGCTGCCGAACCCTTCAAACGGCCGCCGGCGTCGAAACGAGCAGCACTTGCACTGCGCGCGGAGAGCGGCGGCAATGGAGCGACATCGCCCACGTCGTCTGCGGAAAGCGATGAGAGCGGGGCGGAGGGGAAAATGGAGGGAAACGTCAAACCAGAACAGGACGGCCACGATGCGGCTCCGGATTACTTTCCGGACATTGAGTCGATTGAAGATGTGCTTGATCTTTCGTCGTCCGTTAGCACGGCTGACGTCGCCCGGCACTTGTATGATGAAGGGGCGACGGTGGAGGAGATTGCCAAAAAGCTGCAAAGAGGAAAAACAGAGGTGGAACTGCTGCTGAAATTTGACCGAAAAGCAGGAAAAACAGGCGAATAACAGCTTGATTTACTGCCGGCGATTATGATATATTTTTACATGGTGTGAATACACACGCCTGATGATTTCAGCAACGGTGCTGGCTTGGCCAGTCTTGCTGAAAGATGAGACAGGCGGAGGTACAAAAACCACAAGGAAATAGGAGGAGCATACATGTCAGTGATTTCGATGAAACAACTGCTTGAAGCTGGCGTCCATTTCGGACATCAGACGCGCCGTTGGAATCCGAAAATGAAAAAATATATTTTCACGGAACGCAACGGCATTTATATCATCGACTTGCAAAAAACGGTGAAAAAAGTCGAGGAAGCATACAACTTTGTGCGCGACTTGGCGGCGAACGGCGGCAAAATTTTGTTCGTCGGTACGAAAAAGCAAGCGCAAGAATCAGTCAAAGAAGAAGCGGAACGCTGCGGCATGTTTTATGTGAACCAACGCTGGCTTGGCGGCACGCTGACGAACTTTGCGACGATCCAAAAACGGATCAAACGGTTGCGTGAAATTGAAAAAATGGAAGAAGACGGCGTATTTGACGTACTTCCGAAAAAAGAAGTCATCGGCTTGAAAAAAGAAAAAGAACGACTCGAGAAATTTTTAGGCGGCATTAAAGACATGAAAGAACTGCCGGATGCGTTGTTCGTCATCGACCCGCGCAAAGAGCGGATCGCGGTGGCGGAAGCGCGCAAATTGAACATCCCGATCATCGGCATCGTGGACACGAACTGCGATCCGGATGAAATTGACTATGTCATCCCGGCAAACGATGACGCCATCCGCGCCGTCAAACTGTTAACATCGAAAATCGCCGATGCGGTGCTTGAGGCAAAACAAGGCGAAGAGGCGGCCGTCGCAGCGGAGTAAAGCAGCTTAAGAAAGGTGATAAGAGGGGTGGAGCCTTTTATCACCTTTTTTTGAGACAGAAATCAGCAACTTTTGGCTATACTAACGAATAAGGGTAAAACAGGCATCCGTTGCCGGCATCGATACATATACGCGACAAAGAGAAGGAGGATGTTTTCATGGCGATTACAGCACAAATGGTAAAAGAGTTGCGCGAAAAAACGGGCGCGGGCATGATGGACTGCAAAAAAGCGCTCACCGAAACAAACGGTGACATGGAAAAAGCAATCGACTGGCTGCGTGAAAAAGGAATCGCGAAAGCCGCGAAAAAAGCGGACCGCATCGCGGCGGAAGGGATGACTTACATCGCTGTAGAAGGCAATGCGGCCGTCATTTTGGAAGTGAATTCGGAAACGGACTTCGTGGCCAAAAACGAAGCGTTTCAGGCGCTCGTCAAAGAACTGGCCGCTCACTTGTTGAAACAAAAACCGGCTTCGCTTGATGAAGCGCTCGGACAAACGATGGACAACGGTTCCGCTGTCCAAGATTACATTAACGAAGCCATCGCCAAAATCGGTGAAAAAATTACGCTCCGCCGCTTTGCGGTCGTCGACAAAGCGGACAGCGAAACGTTTGGGGCGTACTTGCACATGGGCGGGCGCATCGGCGTATTAACATTATTAGCCGGCAACGCCAGCGAAGAGGTGGCAAAAGATGTGGCCATGCATGTCGCCGCGCTTCATCCGAAATACGTTTCGCGCGATGAAGTGCCGCAGGAAGAGCTCGACCGTGAGCGCGAAGTATTGAAACAGCAAGCGTTAAACGAAGGCAAGCCGGAAAACATTGTCGAGAAAATGGTTGAAGGCCGTTTGAAAAAGTTTTACGAAGATGTTTGCCTGCTTGAGCAAGCATTCGTGAAAAATCCGGATGTGACGGTGCGCCAATACGTCGAATCGAACGGGGCCACTGTCAAGCAGTTCATTCGTTACGAAGTCGGTGAAGGGCTTGAAAAACGTCAAGATAATTTCGCTGAAGAAGTGATGAGCCAAGTAAGAAAGCAGTGACGAACCGCAACAGGGAACACGCGCGTGTTCCCTGTTTTTCAAAGCGATTCGCATCATGGAGGTTTGACATGGAACAGCCAAAATACAAACGCGTTGTTTTAAAGTTAAGCGGAGAAGCGCTCGCCGGAAAGCAAGGGTTTGGCATCCAGCCGGCGGTGATCCAATCGATCGCCAAACAAGTGAAAGAAGTGGCGGAACTTAGTGTCGAAATTGCCATCGTGGTCGGCGGCGGCAACATTTGGCGCGGAAAAACAGGAAGTGAAATGGGGATGGACCGGGCGACGGCCGACTACATGGGCATGCTGGCGACGGTGATGAACGCGCTCGCCTTACAGGACAGCCTCGAACAGCTCGGCGTTGAAACGCGGGTGCAGACGTCGATTGAAATGCGGCAAGTGGCTGAGCCGTACATTCGCCGGCGGGCGATTCGCCATCTCGAGAAAAAGCGGGTCGTCATTTTCGCTGCCGGAACGGGAAACCCATATTTTTCAACTGACACGACTGCCGCGCTAAGGGCGGCGGAAATCGAAGCGGACGTCATTTTAATGGCGAAAAACAACGTCGATGGCGTCTATAGCGCCGATCCGAACGTCGATGCCAATGCGGTTAAATACGATGAACTATCGTACTTGGACGTCATCAAGCAAGGGCTCGGCGTTATGGATTCGACCGCTTCTTCGCTTTGCATGGACAACGATATTCCGCTCATCGTCTTTTCGATTATGGAAGAGGGCAACATTAAGCGCGCCGTATTAGGCGAAAATATCGGAACGATCGTAAGGGGGAAATAACGATGGCAAAGCAAGTGATCCAACAGGCGAAAGAAAAAATGGACAAAGCTGTGCAAGCGTTCAGCCGCGAACTGGCGACTGTGCGCGCCGGACGGGCGAACGCCGGGCTGCTCGAGAAAGTAACCGTTGACTATTACGGCGTTCAAACACCGATCAACCAGCTCGCCACGATCAGTGTGCCGGAAGCGCGCATGCTTGTCATTCAGCCGTACGACAAATCGGTCATCAAAGAAATGGAAAAGGCGATTTTAACGTCAGACTTAGGATTGACGCCGTCCAATGACGGATCGGTCATTCGCCTTGTTATTCCGCCGCTCACCGAAGAACGGCGCCGCGAATTGGTGAAGCTCGTCAAAAAATATTCGGAAGAGGCGAAAGTAGCGGTGCGCAACATTCGTCGCGATGCGAACGACGAGCTGAAAAAACTCGAGAAAAACGGCGAGATTACCGAAGATGAGTTGCGCAGCTATACCGACGAAGTGCAAAAGCTGACCGACGGCCATATCGCCAAAATCGACGCCATCACGAAAGAGAAAGAAAAAGAAGTCATGGAAGTATAGGAAAAACGATGCAAACCCTCTATGTTGATGGAGGGTTTTTTTGCTATAATGGAAAGGCAAAACACGTTCGCGGAGGACACGTATGTTCAATAAAATGCGGAAAAACAAAGAGGAGGATGCTCCTCTGACAAAAGAGGATGTGCTTAGGCATCCGATTCCGAACCACGTCGCCATCATCATGGACGGGAATGGAAGATGGGCGAAAAAGCGGGCGTTGCCAAGGATGGCCGGCCATTATGAAGGGATGCAAGTCGTGCGCAAAATCACCCGTTTCGCCAACGAGCTCGGGGTGCGCGTTTTGTCGCTTTACGCGTTTTCAACAGAAAATTGGAAACGCCCGAAAACCGAAGTCGACTATCTAATGAAACTGCCGGAGCAGTTTTTGACAACATTTCTTCCCGAACTTGTCGCCGAGAATGTGAAAGTGCAAGTGACCGGCCATACGGATGGGCTTCCGGACCATACGCGTCGGGCGGTCGAGCAGGCGATTCGCGAAACGGGCGGCAACACCGGTCTTATTTTAAACTTTGCGCTCAATTACGGAAGCCGGGCGGAAATTGTCGCTGCCGTCCAACAAATCGTCAAAGACGTCCAACGCGGGACGCTCTTGCCGGAGGACATTACTGAATCGCTCCTTTCCTCCTATTTGATGACGGGCGGGCTTGGGGATCCGGATTTGCTCATTCGCACGAGCGGAGAGATCCGTCTGAGCAATTTCATGCTTTGGCAGCTGGCGTATACAGAACTTTGGTTTACCGATGTATTATGGCCGGATTTTACTGAACAACATTTCTTGCAGGCGATTGCCGCTTATCAGCGGCGGGACCGCCGATTTGGAGGAGTGTCAGCACGATGAAGCAGCGAATCATTACCGGAGTCATAGCGGCGGCGCTCTTTTTGCCGATTGTTATTTTTGGCGGATTTCCGTTTATAATAGTAACATATATATTGGCCACGGTCGGATTGTTTGAACTGTTGCGGATGAAAGGAATGCGCCCGCTGTCGTTCGTCGGGGCCGCCGGGTTCGCGGCCCTTTGGCTCTTGCTTGTTCCCGCTGTTTACGGCCAAGAATGGCTGGCGTCCGGGACGACGAAGTTTGGCGTGTTGGCCGCACTCGCCTTTTTGCTGCTTGTCGGCACCGTCGTGACGAAAAATGCGCTGACGTTCGATGAGGCGGCGTTTGTCGTGCTGGCGGTCCTTTATGTCGGCGTTGGCTTTTTCTGCTTCAGTGCGATCCGCTTGGCCGGCTTGACATACTTAGTCTACGCGCTGTTCGTCATTTGGGCGACCGACATTGGGGCGTATTTTTTCGGCCGCGCGTTCGGCCGGCGCAAGCTATGGCCGGAAATCAGCCCGAAGAAAACGGTCGAGGGCGCCGTCGGCGGCATCGCTTCCGCTGTTGTCGTCGCCGCCGTTTACGAGTGGGCGGCCGGTCCGTTCGGCAATCTCGGCGCAGCGGTCGGGATTGCGCTTTTGCTTTCGCTGTTCGGCCAGCTCGGCGATTTGGTCGAGTCGGCTTTCAAGCGCCATTATGGCGTGAAAGATTCGGGAGCGATTTTGCCGGGACATGGCGGTATTTTGGATCGGTTTGACAGCCTGTTGTTTGTGTTGCCGCTGCTATACATATTTATTGAGGCGGTACGATAAGTGGGTGAGGAGTGAAAGTGTTGAAATATATTAGTATATTAGGGGCGAGCGGATCAATCGGCACGCAAACGCTCGATGTCATCCGCGCCCATCCGGACAAGTTCCGCCTAGCTGCGGCATCGGTCGGGCGAAATGTCGAAGCGGCCAAACGCCTTATCGATGAATTTTCTCCGCGCCTCGTCGCCGCCGCTGATCGCGATGCCTACGAGGCGCTTCGCCGCGAGTACAACGGGCGGACTGCGATCGTGTACGGGGAGGAAGGGCTGATCGAGGCGGCCGTTTGCCCGGAAGCCGACGTTGTCGTCACTGCTGTTGTCGGCAGCATCGGCCTTGTGCCGACGCTGAAAGCGATTGAGGCCGGAAAAACGATCGCCCTCGCGAATAAAGAGACGCTTGTTGTTGCCGGACATCTCGTCACGGCAGCAGCAAAAAAGCGCGGTGTGCCGCTGCTTCCGGTTGATAGCGAACACTCCGCTATTTTTCAATGTTTACAAGGAGAAAAACCCGAACACGTGCAGAAGCTCATTCTTACCGCGTCAGGCGGGAGCTTTCGCGATCGGACGCGCGAAGAGCTTGCTCATGTGACGGTCGAGGAGGCGCTTCGCCATCCAAACTGGTCAATGGGAGCGAAAATTACAATTGATTCAGCGACGATGATGAACAAAGGATTTGAAGTGATTGAAGCGCATTGGCTGTTTAGGCTGCCGTATGAGCGGATCGATGTCGTCCTCCACCGCGAGAGCGTCATCCATTCGCTCGTCGAGTTTTGCGACACGAGCGTCTTAGCTCAGCTCGGTACGCCGGATATGCGCGTTCCGATCCAATATGCGTTGGCGTATCCGGAGCGGCTGCCGCTTTCTGTGGCGAAACCGCTGAATTTGGCGACGCTTGGGGCGCTTCATTTCGCTCCGGTCGATTTTGAGCGCTACCGCTGCCTGCGGCTTGCCTATGAAGCTGGAAAACGCGGCGGCTCGCTGCCGGTGGTCTTAAATGCGGCCAATGAGGAGGCGGTGGCGGCGTTTTTAGCCGGCCGCATCCCGTTTTTGGCCATCGAGGAGTGGATCGAGCGCGCTCTTGAGCGGCATCAGCCGGTGAGCGATCCGCAGCTTGAGGAGATTCGCGAAATCGACGCGGAGGCGCGCGCCTATGTTCGCTCACTACTATCGTAAAGGTGGTTGAAACGTTGGAATCGATCATTTCGTTTATTGTCGTCTTTGGCGCCCTCGTTTTTTTTCACGAGCTCGGCCATTTGCTGTTGGCGAAGCGGGCCGGCATTCTTTGCCGTGAGTTTGCCATCGGATTTGGACCGAAGGTGTTTTCGTTCAAGAAAAACGAAACGGTGTATACGATTCGGCTTCTTCCGCTTGGCGGCTTCGTGCGCATGGCCGGCGAAGATCCGGAAATGATTGAACTGAAACGAGGCCAAGTCGTCGGCCTGTTGCTTGATGATGAAGGACGGGTCGAAAAAATCGTCATCAATCATAAAGATGATTACCCGACCGCCCGGGTTATTGAAGTGGAAGACGCCGATTTGGAACACGGCATGTATGTGACGGGCTATACTGACGAAGAGCGGCTTGAACGTTTTTCCGTTAAAGAGCCGGCGTTTTTCATCGCCGACCGCCAAGAAATTCAGATTGCGCCGTACCACCGCCAGTTTGCTTCGAAAACGCTTGGGCAACGGACGATGGCGATTTTGGCCGGGCCGCTCGCCAATTTTATCTTGGCCCTTGTCGTCTTTATTTTGATCGGTCTCCTGCAAGGCTACCCGGTTGACAAGCCGGTCATCGGCGAGCTGACGCCCGATGGGGCGGCGCGAGCGGCCGGTTTGAAGCAAGGGGACGAAGTGATCGCAATCAACGATGAACGGATGGAAACATGGACGGAAATTGTTGATATGATCCGCGCCCATCCGGATGAGCCGCTCCAGTTTCAAATTGAGCGGAATGGCGAAGAAATGAATGTCACGGTCACTCCCGAAAGGAAAA includes the following:
- the dxr gene encoding 1-deoxy-D-xylulose-5-phosphate reductoisomerase; its protein translation is MKYISILGASGSIGTQTLDVIRAHPDKFRLAAASVGRNVEAAKRLIDEFSPRLVAAADRDAYEALRREYNGRTAIVYGEEGLIEAAVCPEADVVVTAVVGSIGLVPTLKAIEAGKTIALANKETLVVAGHLVTAAAKKRGVPLLPVDSEHSAIFQCLQGEKPEHVQKLILTASGGSFRDRTREELAHVTVEEALRHPNWSMGAKITIDSATMMNKGFEVIEAHWLFRLPYERIDVVLHRESVIHSLVEFCDTSVLAQLGTPDMRVPIQYALAYPERLPLSVAKPLNLATLGALHFAPVDFERYRCLRLAYEAGKRGGSLPVVLNAANEEAVAAFLAGRIPFLAIEEWIERALERHQPVSDPQLEEIREIDAEARAYVRSLLS
- the frr gene encoding ribosome recycling factor produces the protein MAKQVIQQAKEKMDKAVQAFSRELATVRAGRANAGLLEKVTVDYYGVQTPINQLATISVPEARMLVIQPYDKSVIKEMEKAILTSDLGLTPSNDGSVIRLVIPPLTEERRRELVKLVKKYSEEAKVAVRNIRRDANDELKKLEKNGEITEDELRSYTDEVQKLTDGHIAKIDAITKEKEKEVMEV
- the rseP gene encoding RIP metalloprotease RseP, whose translation is MVETLESIISFIVVFGALVFFHELGHLLLAKRAGILCREFAIGFGPKVFSFKKNETVYTIRLLPLGGFVRMAGEDPEMIELKRGQVVGLLLDDEGRVEKIVINHKDDYPTARVIEVEDADLEHGMYVTGYTDEERLERFSVKEPAFFIADRQEIQIAPYHRQFASKTLGQRTMAILAGPLANFILALVVFILIGLLQGYPVDKPVIGELTPDGAARAAGLKQGDEVIAINDERMETWTEIVDMIRAHPDEPLQFQIERNGEEMNVTVTPERKTIQGETIGLIGVYQPMEKSVFGSVKQGLVETYYWTRQILVGLGQLITGQFQLDMLSGPVGIAVSTGKVAESGIYYLMKWGAILSINLGIINLLPLPALDGGRLLFFAIEAVRGKPVDRQKEGMVHFIGFALLMLLMLVVTWNDIQKFFL
- a CDS encoding phosphatidate cytidylyltransferase, whose amino-acid sequence is MKQRIITGVIAAALFLPIVIFGGFPFIIVTYILATVGLFELLRMKGMRPLSFVGAAGFAALWLLLVPAVYGQEWLASGTTKFGVLAALAFLLLVGTVVTKNALTFDEAAFVVLAVLYVGVGFFCFSAIRLAGLTYLVYALFVIWATDIGAYFFGRAFGRRKLWPEISPKKTVEGAVGGIASAVVVAAVYEWAAGPFGNLGAAVGIALLLSLFGQLGDLVESAFKRHYGVKDSGAILPGHGGILDRFDSLLFVLPLLYIFIEAVR
- a CDS encoding isoprenyl transferase — translated: MFNKMRKNKEEDAPLTKEDVLRHPIPNHVAIIMDGNGRWAKKRALPRMAGHYEGMQVVRKITRFANELGVRVLSLYAFSTENWKRPKTEVDYLMKLPEQFLTTFLPELVAENVKVQVTGHTDGLPDHTRRAVEQAIRETGGNTGLILNFALNYGSRAEIVAAVQQIVKDVQRGTLLPEDITESLLSSYLMTGGLGDPDLLIRTSGEIRLSNFMLWQLAYTELWFTDVLWPDFTEQHFLQAIAAYQRRDRRFGGVSAR